AGTTTGAAGATTTCTGGATAAAGGGCATATTTTTTCCTAATTTGTGACCAATGCCAAGAAAATGGAAGTCCAACTCAAAAATCCATGCGTCTTATCTGTATGATTTTGATGGCAGGTATTAGTCAAATGACAGCACCTCTTTATTCAATACTTAGGTAAATCATATAAGTTACTGAAAATCAGTATATAATACTTTAGTCTGATTATTTACTACCTAAATCTCTTTATTTACTAATAACTATTTTAAAGCCTTTTTTAAGCAATTGAAACTACTTTTAAAAGGGTGTTTTTTATAAAAAAGCTTTAAAACCTTCCTTTATAGGGTAAAATAAATTTTTTTTCAAGTCTTCATATCTCTGTAAGAAATAATAAAAAAAGACAACAAAGACCAAATGGGAGTTTGAACCTTCGCTTGCTAAACTGACAACATATCAAAACAATTATCAACAAAACATATCACATATTAATGTCTCTAAAATCTGATAAATCCAAGGCCTTACTCGAAAGGCGAAAAAATGTAGTGGCTAACGGTGTAGGTGTATTTAACACAGCTACAGTTCAAGAAGCTAAAGGTGCCATCATCACTGACGAAGATGGCAATGAATTAATCGACTTTGCTGGTGGTATAGGAGTAGTCAATGCTGGTCACTGTCCCGACCCAGTTGTAAAGGCTATCAAGGAACAAGCCGATAAATACCTGCATACAAGTTTCAATGTTGTGACCTATGAGCCTTACATTAAATTATGTGAAGAATTGTGCAAAATACTGCCGCATGGCGAAGAAACTAAGGTAATGCTTGTCAGTACGGGAGCCGAGGCAGTAGAAAATGCTATTAAGATTGCGCGTCAGGCAACTAAAAGACAAGGGGTCTTATGTTTTACAGAGGCCTACCATGGGCGAACCCTCATGGCTATGAGCCTTACCAGTAAGGTTGACTATAAATTTGATTGTGGTCCGTTTGCTCCTGAAGTATATCGTATCCCTTTCCCTAATTTTTATCGCGATTCGAAGGGCAGGGCATTAGACGAGTTTGTAAAAGACAGCCTCCAAAACCTACATGCCTCTGGCAAAAACCTGATTGACCCCAAAAGTCTGGCAGCAGTCATTATTGAACCTATTCAGGGGGAAGGTGGATTTAATTCGGTGCCACAAAAGTATTTTGAAGGCCTTCGTGAATTTTGCGACCAGCACGGAATCATGCTCATTGCAGATGAGATACAAAGTGGGTTTGCCAGAACAGGGCACTGGGCAAGCTGGCAACACTACAAAGTACAGCCAGACCTCAGTACTTATGCCAAGTCTATGGGTTCTGGATTACCCATTGCGGCAGTCCTGGGAAAAGCGAAGGTAATGGACGCAGCAGCACCAGGTACCATTGGCGGGACTTATATAGGTAGTCCAATTGCTTGTGTAGCGTCACTGGCAACGATCCAATACATGAAAGATATTAAGCTCAACGACCGGGGTAAAGAAGTGGGTGAAATTGTCATGAGCCGATTTGAAAAGATCAAAAAAGAATGTCCGGAAGTTGGAGACGTGAGGGGTTTGGGGGCTATGAACATCATTGAATTTGTGAAAAATGGAGACCCACAGCAGCCTGACGGAGCATTGTGTAGTGCCATAGTCAAAGGCTGTGCAGAAAATGGGCTTATTGTAATAAGTGCAGGTGCTTACAAAAATATGATACGCATACTTTCTCCTTTGGTTATTACCAATGAACAACTCAATAAAGGGCTTGATATACTTGAGCAGCAAATAAAAACTAAAATTAAAAACTAAACTATGAAGCCATTCGCAATTGCAGGAATACAAATGAAGGTATCAGCGGTTCATTCCAATGTGGAAATGATGAAGTTGAAACTAGACATTACAATGAATCTCTACCCCTGGGTAGAAATGGTCGTTTTTAGCGAGTTGTGTGGTTTTGGTCCACTGCTTCATACCGCCAAAGAAGTACCAGGGTTATTTGAGCAGGAAATGCAAAAGATGGCCAAAAAGTATGGCATTTGGCTGGTGCCCGGCTCTGTCTTTGAAAAAAGAGAAAACCTTATTTACAATACAGCCTCTGTCATCAATCCACAAGGTGAAGTAGTGACCAGGTACAGCAAAATGTTCCCGTTCTACCCTTATGAAGTAGGGGTAACTCCCGGAAGTCAGTTTTGTGTATTTGATGTACCTAATGTGGGTAAGTTTGGTATTTCAATATGCTATGACATGTGGTTTCCTGAGACCATCAGAACACTGACGGTAATGGGAGCAGAAGTGATTTTGCACCCTACCATGACTGGTACTATAGATAGAGATATAGAACTTTCTATAGCAAGAGCCATGGCAAGTGTCAATCAGTGCTTTTTGTTTGATGTGAACGGATTGGATACAGGAGGCAGTGGTTGTTCTATCGTTTGCGGACCAGATGGTAGGGTGATATATCAGGCAGGTAGTACTGAGGAAATAATCCCTATAGAATTGAACATAGAACAGGTAAGGCGAAGCAGGGAATTAGGGATATTACGGTTAGGTCAGCCGCTTAAAAGTTTTCGGGATCACATAGGTGTATTTGGTATTTATCAGGCGAATGCGCCACTACCTTATTTAGACTCTCTCGGACCACTCATTAAGCCTACTAAACTTGATAAGTTAGCCAAACTACGCCAGAAAGAAAGTGAATTTATCGAAAATCCGTCTACAGCTACCTACAACGACGAATTTAATTAATAAGTACCAGTAAGTAGCAGCAAGTAATGAGCTATAAGCCCTTAGATACCGATGCTACAAGTAAGAGCCACTTGCTCATTATAAGGCAGTTACACCTACTCATTAGGTATCTTTAATGCTGCCTTGGTACTTACCAAGAATAAAGTGTTCAGAATAACCGTTCCGATGTTTTTCGGAAGGATTCGTATATTCAACACCACGGAACAGCATTCAGTTAATTTTGAACATCGTTTAGCCACTATTACTTAACTAAAACAAACAATATGGGACTACCATCAATAAGAAAAAAAAATGCTAAGTTAAGACACTATGTAAGTTGGTTTGAAATACCAGCATTGAACCTGCTAAGAGCCGTAGGTTTCTACAACTTTATTTACGACATAGAAATGGAGACCACCGAATCGGGCGGTTATGCCATGGCTCTTTTTCCTGCTGACAATGGCATAGGGGGGGCAATAGTAGTAGGGGAAGGAAGCATACCCAGTGAATCTGGCCCCTTGGTTTATTTAAATGCAGGAGCGGATTTAGCTCCCGTTTTGGGAAGGGTAGAGGAAGCCGGAGGCCGTATCGTGATGGAGAAGACGCTTATCAGTAAGGATGATGGGTATTTTGCCTTGTTTATTGATACTGAAGGAAACAGACTAGCTCTCCACTCTAAATCATAACTTTATGTCGAGTCGAAAAAAAACACTAAGTGCGCAATATTACAGCATAGGTCAGCTTCGGATCAATCGTTGGGATGAACTTAAGACTAAA
This is a stretch of genomic DNA from Microscilla marina ATCC 23134. It encodes these proteins:
- a CDS encoding aspartate aminotransferase family protein — encoded protein: MSLKSDKSKALLERRKNVVANGVGVFNTATVQEAKGAIITDEDGNELIDFAGGIGVVNAGHCPDPVVKAIKEQADKYLHTSFNVVTYEPYIKLCEELCKILPHGEETKVMLVSTGAEAVENAIKIARQATKRQGVLCFTEAYHGRTLMAMSLTSKVDYKFDCGPFAPEVYRIPFPNFYRDSKGRALDEFVKDSLQNLHASGKNLIDPKSLAAVIIEPIQGEGGFNSVPQKYFEGLREFCDQHGIMLIADEIQSGFARTGHWASWQHYKVQPDLSTYAKSMGSGLPIAAVLGKAKVMDAAAPGTIGGTYIGSPIACVASLATIQYMKDIKLNDRGKEVGEIVMSRFEKIKKECPEVGDVRGLGAMNIIEFVKNGDPQQPDGALCSAIVKGCAENGLIVISAGAYKNMIRILSPLVITNEQLNKGLDILEQQIKTKIKN
- a CDS encoding carbon-nitrogen hydrolase family protein, which produces MKPFAIAGIQMKVSAVHSNVEMMKLKLDITMNLYPWVEMVVFSELCGFGPLLHTAKEVPGLFEQEMQKMAKKYGIWLVPGSVFEKRENLIYNTASVINPQGEVVTRYSKMFPFYPYEVGVTPGSQFCVFDVPNVGKFGISICYDMWFPETIRTLTVMGAEVILHPTMTGTIDRDIELSIARAMASVNQCFLFDVNGLDTGGSGCSIVCGPDGRVIYQAGSTEEIIPIELNIEQVRRSRELGILRLGQPLKSFRDHIGVFGIYQANAPLPYLDSLGPLIKPTKLDKLAKLRQKESEFIENPSTATYNDEFN
- a CDS encoding VOC family protein, whose translation is MGLPSIRKKNAKLRHYVSWFEIPALNLLRAVGFYNFIYDIEMETTESGGYAMALFPADNGIGGAIVVGEGSIPSESGPLVYLNAGADLAPVLGRVEEAGGRIVMEKTLISKDDGYFALFIDTEGNRLALHSKS